A single region of the Pontimicrobium sp. SW4 genome encodes:
- the arsS gene encoding arsenosugar biosynthesis radical SAM (seleno)protein ArsS (Some members of this family are selenoproteins.), protein MTKLKTQSLHKRESELANSNRQLEILSNGIFKTGELPKFKDKIAEIGQFPLRPKKLEILQINVGYMCNQVCEHCHVDAGPDRKEIMTLETMQQCLEVIKNTGSHTLDLTGGAPEMNPNFRWFVEEASKAGIKDFIVRSNLTIIRANKKYYDLPEFFKKHNVHVVSSMPHWTRGKTDKQRGEGVFNQSIKALQDLNAIGYGMPNSDLKLDLVYNPSGAFLPSDQASMEKDFKKALLEDFNIQFHNLFAITNLPISRFLDYLIASENYEDYMYALVDAYNPAAVANVMCTNTISVSWDGWLYDCDFNQMLDLKVASKVKHISDYNEDLLNDRNIIISQHCYGCTAGAGSSCQGTVA, encoded by the coding sequence ATGACAAAACTCAAAACACAATCTTTACATAAACGCGAAAGCGAATTAGCCAATAGCAATAGGCAGCTAGAAATTCTATCTAATGGGATTTTTAAAACTGGTGAACTACCAAAATTTAAAGACAAAATTGCTGAAATTGGACAGTTCCCATTAAGACCTAAGAAACTTGAAATTCTTCAAATTAATGTTGGCTATATGTGTAACCAAGTTTGTGAGCATTGCCATGTAGATGCTGGTCCAGATCGTAAAGAAATTATGACGCTTGAAACTATGCAGCAATGCTTGGAGGTGATTAAAAATACTGGATCACATACATTGGACTTAACTGGAGGAGCTCCAGAAATGAATCCTAATTTTAGGTGGTTTGTTGAGGAAGCTTCAAAAGCTGGTATAAAAGATTTTATTGTTCGTTCTAACTTAACCATTATTAGAGCCAATAAAAAGTATTACGATTTACCCGAATTCTTCAAAAAACACAATGTTCATGTGGTGAGTTCGATGCCTCATTGGACACGCGGAAAAACAGACAAACAGCGTGGTGAAGGCGTTTTTAATCAATCAATAAAAGCCTTGCAAGACTTAAATGCAATTGGCTATGGGATGCCGAATAGTGACTTGAAATTAGATTTAGTTTATAATCCTTCAGGTGCTTTTTTACCAAGTGATCAAGCTTCGATGGAAAAGGATTTCAAAAAAGCTTTGTTAGAAGATTTCAATATTCAGTTTCATAATTTATTTGCCATAACCAATTTACCTATTTCAAGGTTTTTAGACTATTTAATTGCTTCAGAAAATTATGAAGATTATATGTATGCCTTAGTTGATGCTTACAATCCAGCAGCTGTTGCAAACGTGATGTGTACCAATACGATTTCTGTTAGTTGGGATGGATGGTTATACGATTGCGATTTTAATCAAATGTTAGATTTAAAGGTTGCAAGCAAAGTAAAACATATAAGTGATTATAATGAAGATTTACTAAACGACAGAAACATTATAATCTCTCAACATTGTTATGGCTGTACTGCAGGAGCTGGAAGCAGTTGCCAAGGTACTGTAGCTTAA
- the arsM gene encoding arsenosugar biosynthesis arsenite methyltransferase ArsM, protein MSNYLDTTHDVYKEAALTPDVGLCCTTNPIWELPGLKIPRIMQEMNYGCGSTVHARDLTNNPKMLYVGVGGGMELLQFSYFNRTKGGVIGVDVVDEMLEASRKNFVEAEALNPWFKSDFVELKKGDAMHLPVEDNSIDVAAQNCLFNIFKADDLKKAIAEMYRVLKPHGRLVMSDPTCEQPMNDDLRNDDRLRALCLSGSLPIAEYVKMLTDAGFGTIEIRARKPYRILDPKHYATDELIYIESIEVAAIKDPMPSDGPCMFTGKAAIYFGDDDFIDDNAGHILLKNQPLAICDKTAGALASLNRDDIFISESTYHYDGGGCC, encoded by the coding sequence ATGAGCAACTACCTTGACACTACTCACGATGTATATAAAGAAGCAGCATTAACTCCAGATGTAGGCTTATGTTGTACCACAAATCCTATTTGGGAATTACCAGGTTTAAAAATTCCACGCATCATGCAGGAAATGAATTATGGTTGTGGAAGTACAGTTCATGCTCGAGATTTGACCAACAACCCTAAAATGCTCTATGTTGGTGTTGGTGGAGGTATGGAATTACTCCAGTTTTCATATTTCAATAGAACAAAAGGTGGTGTGATTGGTGTTGATGTTGTTGACGAAATGTTAGAAGCTTCTCGCAAAAACTTTGTGGAAGCTGAAGCCTTAAATCCTTGGTTTAAAAGTGACTTTGTGGAGCTAAAAAAAGGTGACGCAATGCATCTTCCAGTTGAAGATAACAGCATCGATGTGGCTGCGCAAAATTGTCTGTTTAATATTTTTAAAGCTGATGATTTAAAAAAAGCCATTGCCGAAATGTATCGAGTACTAAAACCTCATGGACGTTTAGTCATGAGTGATCCAACTTGCGAACAACCTATGAATGATGATTTACGAAATGATGACAGACTTCGAGCCTTATGCCTAAGTGGTAGTTTACCGATTGCAGAGTATGTAAAAATGCTAACTGATGCTGGTTTTGGAACCATTGAAATTCGCGCTAGAAAACCTTACCGAATTTTAGACCCAAAGCATTATGCGACTGATGAATTAATTTATATTGAATCGATTGAAGTTGCTGCTATAAAAGATCCAATGCCAAGCGATGGACCTTGCATGTTTACTGGAAAAGCAGCAATTTATTTTGGTGATGATGATTTTATTGATGATAATGCTGGACATATTTTATTAAAAAATCAACCCTTAGCTATTTGTGATAAAACGGCAGGAGCCTTGGCTTCACTAAATCGTGATGATATTTTTATTAGCGAATCAACTTACCATTATGATGGTGGAGGTTGTTGCTAA
- a CDS encoding arsenosugar biosynthesis-associated peroxidase-like protein, producing MSKTYYDPADLRKFGNITEWSEELGTKFFDYYNSVFKEGALTAREKSLIALAVSHTEKCPYCIDAYSKDGLQRGITKEEMMEAVHVGAAIKSGAALVHGVQMMNKVNKLDG from the coding sequence ATGTCTAAAACATATTACGACCCAGCAGATCTTAGAAAATTTGGGAATATTACCGAATGGAGTGAAGAACTTGGGACCAAATTTTTCGATTATTACAATTCAGTTTTCAAAGAAGGAGCTTTAACTGCTCGTGAAAAATCACTAATTGCATTGGCTGTATCACATACTGAAAAATGTCCATACTGCATCGATGCTTATTCAAAAGATGGTTTGCAACGTGGCATAACTAAAGAAGAAATGATGGAAGCTGTTCATGTTGGAGCTGCTATTAAAAGTGGAGCTGCTCTAGTTCATGGTGTTCAAATGATGAACAAAGTGAATAAACTAGATGGATAA
- a CDS encoding TIGR04282 family arsenosugar biosynthesis glycosyltransferase, with amino-acid sequence MSKKLLVIFVKNIKLGKVKTRLAKTVGNENAFTIYKALVEVTENATSTINVDKRIYFSDAIIHEKWPNDYKAVQKGANLGERMSNAFQDGFDDGYAEIVLIGSDLPNITETIIHEGFRSLLQNDVVFGPAEDGGYYLVGMSKFYNCIFQNKAWSTTTLLDETLAELKQKKIEVSLIETLNDIDTFEDLQGYPKFLKLISK; translated from the coding sequence ATGTCAAAAAAATTACTCGTCATTTTTGTTAAAAATATCAAACTTGGAAAGGTCAAGACACGTTTGGCTAAAACTGTTGGTAATGAAAATGCTTTCACAATTTATAAAGCCTTAGTTGAGGTTACAGAAAACGCGACTTCTACCATTAATGTTGATAAACGCATCTATTTTTCAGATGCAATTATTCATGAAAAATGGCCAAATGATTATAAAGCAGTCCAAAAAGGAGCCAATTTAGGAGAGCGAATGAGCAATGCATTTCAAGATGGGTTTGATGATGGTTATGCCGAAATTGTACTTATTGGGTCAGATTTGCCAAATATTACCGAAACTATTATTCATGAAGGTTTTAGGTCATTATTGCAGAATGACGTTGTTTTCGGTCCAGCTGAAGATGGAGGCTATTATCTTGTTGGAATGTCTAAATTTTATAATTGCATTTTTCAAAACAAAGCATGGAGTACCACAACCTTATTAGATGAAACTTTAGCAGAATTAAAACAGAAAAAAATTGAAGTTTCACTCATTGAAACTCTAAATGATATTGATACCTTTGAGGATCTTCAAGGATATCCAAAATTTTTAAAACTCATTTCTAAATGA
- a CDS encoding purine-nucleoside phosphorylase has translation MIKQIEKTTEYLIEKGFEKPEIGIILGTGLGQLIDEVEVLKEASYNHIPYFPTATVEFHKGKLIYGILEGKKVVIMQGRFHVYEGYSLQDVTYPVRIMEKLGIHTLLVSNASGAINLNFKKGELMLIDDHINLQGSSPLAFKGVSQLGERFADMSAPYDLEINKKIESIAKNHNIKLHKGVYASMVGPQLETRAEYRMLKIIGADAVGMSTVPEIIVANHLKLKAAAVSVLTDECDPDNLKPVNIEEIIAMANKAEPEMITLFKELIKTL, from the coding sequence ATGATCAAACAAATAGAAAAAACAACCGAATACTTAATAGAAAAAGGATTCGAAAAACCAGAAATAGGCATCATTCTAGGCACTGGTTTAGGACAATTAATTGATGAAGTTGAAGTCTTAAAAGAAGCAAGTTATAACCACATACCTTACTTCCCAACTGCCACTGTTGAATTTCATAAAGGAAAATTGATTTATGGTATTTTGGAAGGTAAAAAGGTCGTGATTATGCAGGGACGTTTTCATGTTTATGAAGGTTACTCGCTTCAAGATGTAACGTATCCTGTTCGCATTATGGAAAAATTGGGGATTCACACCTTATTAGTTTCAAACGCTTCTGGTGCAATCAATTTGAATTTCAAAAAAGGAGAATTAATGCTCATTGATGACCACATCAACTTACAAGGCAGTTCTCCTTTGGCATTTAAAGGTGTTTCACAATTAGGAGAACGTTTTGCCGATATGAGTGCACCTTATGATTTAGAAATCAATAAAAAGATTGAATCCATTGCAAAAAACCACAACATCAAGCTTCATAAAGGTGTGTATGCATCAATGGTTGGACCTCAGTTGGAAACCAGAGCAGAATACAGAATGCTTAAAATAATTGGTGCAGATGCTGTAGGAATGAGTACTGTTCCAGAAATCATTGTGGCTAATCATTTAAAATTAAAAGCAGCTGCTGTGTCAGTTTTAACAGATGAATGCGACCCAGATAATCTAAAACCAGTAAATATTGAAGAAATCATTGCTATGGCTAATAAAGCCGAACCAGAAATGATTACTTTATTTAAAGAACTTATTAAGACCTTATAG